In Fimbriiglobus ruber, a genomic segment contains:
- a CDS encoding GAF domain-containing protein yields the protein MNESHHVSEAAEQLINAVQRLAVAQTIDDVTNVVKTAARKVTGADGACFVLRDGGMCYYADEDSIAPLWKGRRFPMEACISGWVMRNRQPALIPDIYLDDRIPHDAYRPTFVKSLAVVPIRSLGPVGAIGVYWAKPLCPTPTEVRWLQSLADSTALALEFVRSQTDIDEARGMADLLRTENTRLRDTAKQPAASGQVRMCFITKRFEIDGRWVSMEALLEQRYGLHVTHGLSPEGIAQLDPDLGAVETTAGGIEYQSMCATV from the coding sequence ATGAACGAGTCTCATCACGTCTCCGAAGCGGCGGAGCAGCTCATCAACGCCGTCCAACGGCTCGCGGTCGCCCAAACCATCGACGACGTGACGAACGTGGTCAAGACTGCCGCCCGAAAAGTAACGGGAGCGGACGGGGCCTGTTTCGTTCTCCGCGACGGTGGCATGTGTTACTACGCGGACGAGGATTCCATCGCCCCGCTTTGGAAGGGCCGGCGGTTCCCAATGGAAGCCTGCATCAGCGGGTGGGTGATGCGGAACCGCCAGCCGGCCCTCATCCCGGACATCTACCTCGACGACCGCATCCCACACGACGCCTACCGCCCCACATTCGTCAAAAGTCTGGCCGTAGTCCCGATCCGGTCCCTCGGCCCGGTCGGAGCGATCGGCGTTTATTGGGCCAAGCCGTTGTGCCCGACCCCGACCGAAGTGCGATGGCTCCAGTCCCTGGCCGATTCCACCGCCCTCGCCCTGGAATTCGTGCGGTCCCAGACCGACATCGATGAGGCCCGGGGGATGGCGGATCTGCTCCGGACCGAAAACACCAGGCTCCGCGACACAGCGAAACAACCGGCCGCCAGCGGGCAAGTCCGGATGTGCTTCATCACCAAGCGGTTTGAAATCGACGGGCGGTGGGTTTCGATGGAGGCTCTGTTGGAGCAGCGGTACGGGTTGCACGTGACCCACGGCCTCAGCCCCGAAGGCATCGCCCAACTGGACCCGGATTTGGGTGCGGTCGAAACGACCGCGGGCGGGATCGAGTACCAATCCATGTGTGCAACGGTGTAG
- a CDS encoding ArsR/SmtB family transcription factor, whose translation MRTTSQTRLLDSTFHALADPTRRAILQRLTQSDARVTDLAAPFRISLNSVSKHIRILERAKLVERRRVGREHILRFRAEPLQVVQDWIRKQQDFWRAGLEALDGLLNQADTPEK comes from the coding sequence ATGCGGACAACGTCACAGACCCGGTTGCTCGATTCCACGTTCCACGCCCTGGCGGACCCGACGCGGCGAGCCATCTTGCAGCGCTTGACGCAGTCCGACGCGCGGGTGACCGACCTCGCCGCCCCATTCCGGATTTCGCTCAACTCGGTTTCCAAGCACATTCGGATTCTCGAACGGGCGAAGTTGGTCGAGCGGCGGAGGGTCGGCCGGGAACACATCCTGCGGTTCCGGGCGGAGCCATTGCAGGTGGTTCAAGACTGGATTCGGAAGCAGCAGGACTTCTGGCGGGCGGGCCTGGAAGCGTTGGACGGGCTCTTGAATCAGGCAGACACTCCGGAGAAATAG